The sequence below is a genomic window from Streptosporangium lutulentum.
GGAGCGGCATACCTTCTTGGCCTCCCGAGTGGAGCCTCCCTTCTCCGGGAAGAACGCCTCGGGGTCGGTCTGCGCACACAAGGCGCGTTCCTGCCAGCCAAGCTGCTCTTCAGCGATGCTGTCCTGTGCGATGACCAGGTCGGTCACTGCACACCTCCCTGCCGCACGCCCGCAAATGGAGCCCCCCATATGAACGCCTCCCTCTTACCCACCCAGAGGAAAGGCGTAACAACACGTGTGTAATTACACGCGCGCGCCCCGTGTGGCGTCAAGCGGCATGCCGGTATCCGGGGAAAGACCTGCTCTCCCCGGTGCTGGGTCGTGTGCCCGCCACGACCGTGATCGCCCCATGCGATCGTGACGATCGCCTGGCCCTTCAGTGCTCTCGACGGTCGGAACCGTACCAGGACATGTTCTGATCCTGACCGGGGCCCACCCTCTCTCTATCGGGGGTTTCCTCTTCCGTGACCTGACCCGATCGCTCCGGTTTGTAGATAGCCGTGGGGTCTATGGGCTGGGAGTCCCAGG
It includes:
- a CDS encoding WhiB family transcriptional regulator, giving the protein MTDLVIAQDSIAEEQLGWQERALCAQTDPEAFFPEKGGSTREAKKVCRSCEVRAECLEYALEHDERFGIWGGLSERERRRIKREAV